DNA from Fusibacter sp. A1:
GTGTACGAGTCGGAAAAAATAAGGTTTTAAAAGGTATACCTAAACAAACGGAAAGCTCTACATGTAAATTCAATATGTGTACATGTTTGAAAATGTTATTTTTTCAATTATAAACGTTTGAAAAAGGATTGCACCTTTTAGGATGGAGGTTTTAGATGGCTAATATTATGTACATTCGTGTTAGTTCAAGCAGTCAATCATTTGATAGACAAGAATTATTAATGAAAGATTTGAATATTGACAGGGTCTATAAAGAAAAAATCTCTGGTAGAAATATGGATAGGCCTGAACTTCAGAATTTGTTGAATTATGTCAGAGAAGGCGATGTTGTATATGTTGAGAGTCTTTCGAGATTGGGAAGGTCTATGGAAGACCTGATAACAATTGTAAATATATTGAATGATAAGAATGTTGGGTTAGTATCGCTTAAAGAAAATTACATTGATACAACAACCCCAACAGGCAACCTTGTGTTTCAGATATTTGGAGCTATCAGTGAATTTCAAAGAAATGTAATAAAATCTGCTCAAGCTGAAGGAATTCAGGCAAGAAGAGCAAAAAACTTATCTATGGGTAGGCCTGTAATAATGGTTGAGTTTGATAGAAATTTTAGAAAACATTATTTTGACTGGAAAGCAGGTGAGATTAAGGCTGTTGAATTCATGAAGGAATTTGGGCTGAGGAAAAATGCTTTTTACAAGAACATTAAGATATTTGAAAAACAAGAAAAAATTTAAAGCAGGCTATTATGCCAAGAATTACTGAAATTTTGAATAAGAATTAAGAGTTTATTGTTTTGGTAAGTAATATACCTAAGGTAACTGAAATCAGAATATTTGCTGATAAAATACTT
Protein-coding regions in this window:
- a CDS encoding recombinase family protein, yielding MANIMYIRVSSSSQSFDRQELLMKDLNIDRVYKEKISGRNMDRPELQNLLNYVREGDVVYVESLSRLGRSMEDLITIVNILNDKNVGLVSLKENYIDTTTPTGNLVFQIFGAISEFQRNVIKSAQAEGIQARRAKNLSMGRPVIMVEFDRNFRKHYFDWKAGEIKAVEFMKEFGLRKNAFYKNIKIFEKQEKI